One window of Rhizobium leguminosarum genomic DNA carries:
- a CDS encoding type II toxin-antitoxin system RelE/ParE family toxin — protein MTTTYRLTRTADAVLSGIDEYASLHFGEAQADAYLLDWDRIFVLLSRVPAMGDECDELGTGLRRLLHMRHVAFYREIPEGILVIDIIGADRLPERHLQSNRRPRTADPHAS, from the coding sequence GTGACAACCACCTATAGGCTGACCCGAACCGCGGACGCTGTGCTGTCGGGCATCGACGAGTATGCCAGTCTGCATTTCGGCGAGGCGCAGGCGGATGCCTATCTTCTCGACTGGGACAGGATTTTCGTGCTTCTTTCGCGCGTGCCCGCCATGGGAGATGAGTGTGATGAACTCGGCACGGGCCTCCGCCGCCTCCTCCACATGCGCCATGTCGCCTTCTATCGCGAAATACCGGAAGGCATCCTCGTCATCGACATCATCGGCGCCGACCGGCTTCCCGAGAGACACCTTCAATCCAACCGACGCCCCCGAACGGCCGACCCGCATGCCTCGTGA
- a CDS encoding DUF2278 family protein has protein sequence MLKNYRVLKGTASAIALDDDNDPHIEIRIEANGISYRIALNVRSKESPHDLLYANIVDFKHPALTEALEGLPMGLTDIRKDRPELAIDYVRGGLIEREDMNVAPFQLSGPKNDLRDFIEPIVAEGITDSDVHFYAFGEAWGPEDNKPDQYFHFEPGNGIHDIHMNQGDGGSFKATNGPNQDGALLVHFNDTDEWAAIFLCFQSQNWNTDAATGHPISDGRGGQGRGEGTRRPQPIVASSLRIIAALINPVNGEGGAEAETVTIINRSDMATSLDGWKLEDENGRTQTLSGSLDAGELRTITLDAAAVGPQLANKGGDIILRNADGAVADRVGYGKSETANEGWTTIF, from the coding sequence ATGCTGAAGAATTACAGGGTCCTGAAGGGTACGGCGAGCGCAATCGCCCTTGACGACGACAACGATCCCCACATCGAGATCCGCATCGAGGCGAACGGTATCAGTTACCGCATCGCACTCAACGTCCGCTCCAAGGAATCGCCGCACGACCTGCTCTATGCAAACATCGTCGATTTCAAGCATCCGGCGCTGACGGAGGCACTCGAAGGCCTGCCGATGGGCCTGACCGACATCCGCAAGGACCGTCCGGAGCTGGCGATCGACTATGTCCGCGGCGGGCTGATCGAGCGCGAGGACATGAATGTCGCGCCCTTCCAGCTCTCCGGCCCGAAGAACGACCTGCGTGATTTCATCGAACCGATTGTCGCGGAAGGCATTACCGATTCCGACGTGCATTTCTACGCGTTCGGCGAGGCCTGGGGGCCTGAGGACAACAAGCCCGACCAGTATTTCCACTTCGAGCCGGGCAACGGCATTCACGACATCCACATGAACCAGGGTGACGGCGGCAGCTTCAAGGCCACCAACGGGCCGAACCAGGACGGCGCACTGCTCGTCCATTTCAATGATACCGACGAATGGGCGGCGATCTTCCTCTGCTTCCAGTCACAGAACTGGAACACCGATGCGGCGACCGGCCATCCCATTTCCGACGGCCGCGGCGGCCAGGGCCGCGGCGAAGGCACGCGCCGGCCGCAGCCGATCGTCGCCTCGTCGCTGCGCATCATCGCCGCGCTGATCAACCCGGTAAACGGCGAAGGCGGCGCCGAGGCCGAAACGGTGACGATCATCAACCGCTCCGACATGGCGACATCGCTCGACGGCTGGAAGCTGGAGGACGAAAACGGCAGGACCCAGACGCTGTCGGGATCGCTTGATGCCGGCGAGCTGCGCACAATAACGCTCGATGCCGCAGCCGTCGGCCCACAACTTGCCAACAAAGGCGGCGACATCATCCTGCGCAATGCCGACGGCGCCGTGGCCGACCGCGTCGGCTATGGCAAGAGCGAGACGGCAAACGAAGGCTGGACGACGATCTTCTGA
- a CDS encoding branched-chain amino acid aminotransferase yields the protein MTVTSASPEIKIELHKSPVSDADRIQALETPGFGKLFTDHMVLARWTADEGWHDAKVTPRRPLELDPASAVLHYAQEIFEGMKAYKADDGRILLFRPEENARRFAQSATRMAMPPVPEELFLKAVEELVRVDKAWIPSGDASLYLRPFMFANEAFLGVRPAQEYVFCIIASPVGAYFKGGAKAVSLWVETEYTRAAAGGTGAAKCGGNYAASLVAQAEATKKGCDQVVFLDAAEHRWVEELGGMNVFFVMNDGSVVTPPLGGTILPGITRASVIVLAEERGLRAEQRPYSFAEWQDDAASGRLVEAFACGTAAVLAGIGLVRHAGGEFLVGDGQTGKLTSELRQQLVSLQKGVTNDAHGWTRLIPT from the coding sequence ATGACCGTGACGTCAGCCTCTCCTGAAATCAAAATCGAACTCCACAAGTCTCCCGTCTCGGACGCCGATCGCATTCAGGCACTCGAGACGCCCGGCTTCGGCAAGCTCTTCACGGATCATATGGTCCTGGCACGATGGACTGCCGACGAGGGCTGGCACGATGCAAAGGTTACGCCGAGGCGGCCCCTGGAGCTCGATCCTGCGAGCGCCGTGCTGCACTATGCTCAGGAAATCTTCGAGGGCATGAAAGCCTACAAGGCGGATGATGGCCGGATTCTGCTCTTTCGGCCTGAAGAGAACGCACGCCGCTTCGCGCAGTCGGCGACCCGCATGGCGATGCCTCCTGTGCCCGAAGAACTCTTCCTGAAGGCGGTCGAAGAACTGGTCCGCGTTGACAAGGCCTGGATTCCATCCGGCGACGCCAGCCTGTACCTTCGCCCCTTCATGTTCGCCAACGAGGCGTTTCTCGGCGTTCGTCCGGCTCAGGAATATGTCTTCTGCATCATCGCCTCTCCGGTCGGCGCCTACTTCAAGGGCGGCGCAAAGGCGGTTTCCCTATGGGTCGAGACCGAATACACCCGTGCAGCCGCCGGCGGCACCGGCGCTGCAAAATGCGGCGGAAACTACGCAGCCAGCCTCGTGGCGCAAGCCGAGGCGACCAAAAAGGGTTGCGATCAGGTGGTCTTCCTGGACGCCGCAGAGCATCGCTGGGTCGAAGAACTCGGCGGCATGAACGTCTTCTTCGTGATGAACGATGGATCAGTGGTGACCCCGCCCCTTGGCGGCACGATCCTGCCGGGCATCACCCGGGCTTCCGTGATCGTGCTCGCCGAAGAAAGGGGCTTGCGCGCCGAGCAGCGCCCCTACTCGTTCGCGGAATGGCAAGACGACGCTGCCAGTGGCAGGCTCGTCGAAGCGTTCGCTTGCGGCACTGCCGCAGTCCTGGCGGGCATCGGCCTGGTTCGACATGCCGGCGGTGAGTTTCTCGTCGGAGACGGACAGACCGGCAAGTTGACCAGTGAACTGCGCCAACAGCTCGTCAGTCTGCAGAAGGGCGTAACGAACGATGCACACGGCTGGACGCGCCTGATCCCGACCTGA
- a CDS encoding NAD(P)-dependent alcohol dehydrogenase — protein sequence MPIARGYAATDASKPLTPFTFERRNPNPDDVVIDIKFAGICHSDIHTVRNEWKNAVYPIVPGHEIAGIVSAVGSAVTKFKVGDRVGVGCFVDSCIGCAERDLDREQYMPGLSGTYNDFEADGKTRTQGGYSDSIVVREGYVMSIPDNLPLDASAPLLCAGITLYSPLRHWNAGPGKKVAIVGMGGLGHMGVKLGSAMGADITVLSQSLSKKEDGLKLGAKEYYATNDPETFTKLAGTFDLIICTVSAEIDWNAYLGLLKVDGSFVVVGAPENPIPVHAFSIIPGRKSISGSMIGSIKETQEMLDFCGKHNIVSEIEKINIEQVNEAYERVLKSDVRYRFVIDIASLAA from the coding sequence ATGCCTATTGCAAGAGGCTACGCCGCCACCGACGCTTCCAAGCCGCTCACCCCTTTCACCTTCGAGCGCCGCAACCCGAACCCTGATGACGTCGTCATCGACATCAAGTTTGCCGGCATCTGCCATTCCGACATTCATACCGTCCGCAACGAATGGAAGAACGCCGTCTATCCGATCGTGCCGGGCCATGAGATCGCCGGCATCGTCTCGGCCGTCGGTTCCGCCGTCACCAAATTCAAGGTCGGCGACCGCGTCGGCGTCGGCTGCTTCGTCGATTCCTGCATCGGATGCGCCGAGCGCGACCTCGACCGCGAACAGTATATGCCGGGGCTCTCCGGCACCTACAATGATTTCGAAGCCGACGGCAAGACACGCACCCAGGGCGGTTATTCCGACTCGATCGTCGTCAGGGAAGGCTATGTCATGTCCATCCCTGACAATCTTCCGCTCGATGCCTCCGCGCCGCTGCTCTGCGCCGGCATCACGCTCTACTCGCCGCTGCGCCACTGGAATGCCGGCCCCGGCAAGAAGGTCGCGATCGTCGGTATGGGCGGCCTCGGCCACATGGGCGTCAAGCTCGGTTCGGCCATGGGAGCTGACATCACCGTGCTCTCCCAGAGCCTTTCCAAGAAGGAAGACGGGCTGAAGCTCGGCGCCAAGGAATATTACGCCACCAACGACCCAGAAACCTTCACGAAGCTCGCCGGCACGTTCGACCTGATCATCTGCACCGTCAGCGCCGAGATCGACTGGAACGCCTATCTCGGCCTGCTCAAGGTGGACGGTTCCTTCGTGGTGGTCGGTGCGCCCGAGAACCCGATCCCGGTGCATGCCTTCTCGATCATTCCGGGCCGCAAAAGCATCTCCGGCTCGATGATCGGCTCGATCAAGGAAACGCAGGAAATGCTCGACTTTTGCGGCAAGCACAACATCGTCTCCGAAATCGAGAAGATCAACATCGAGCAGGTCAACGAAGCCTATGAACGCGTCCTGAAAAGCGACGTCCGCTACCGCTTCGTCATCGACATCGCCTCGCTGGCGGCTTGA
- a CDS encoding ribbon-helix-helix domain-containing protein produces the protein MAKMTISLPDNLAEYVARRVASGRYSSAGAYLAELVLKDQNHRKLDDEELRDMLRQAEESGISDRRISNILLETKAKLRDNHL, from the coding sequence ATGGCGAAAATGACGATCTCCCTTCCGGATAATCTGGCCGAATACGTCGCACGCCGTGTCGCAAGCGGCAGATACAGCAGCGCTGGCGCATACTTGGCGGAACTCGTCCTGAAGGATCAGAACCACCGTAAGCTGGACGACGAAGAACTGCGTGACATGCTGAGGCAGGCTGAGGAGAGCGGCATCAGCGACCGGCGCATTTCCAATATCCTGCTGGAAACAAAGGCAAAGCTGCGTGACAACCACCTATAG
- the ilvC gene encoding ketol-acid reductoisomerase, with amino-acid sequence MRVYYDRDADLNLIKAKKVAVIGYGSQGRAHALNMKDSGAQNLVIALKAGSPTIKKAEADGFKVMTVAEAAGWADLMMMATPDELQADIYKAEIAPNIRDGAAIAFAHGLNVHFGLIEPKGSVDVVMIAPKGPGHTVRGEYQKGGGVPCLVAVHQNASGNALELALSYACGVGGGRSGIIETNFREECETDLFGEQVVLCGGLVELIRAGFETLTEAGYAPEMAYFECLHEVKLIVDLIYEGGIANMNYSISNTAEWGEYVSGPRIITAETKAEMKRVLKDIQTGKFTSDWMQEYRAGGSRFKGIRRLNDSHQIEEVGAKLRGMMPWIGKNKLVDKSVN; translated from the coding sequence ATGCGCGTCTATTACGATCGTGATGCCGATCTCAACCTCATCAAGGCCAAGAAGGTCGCCGTCATCGGCTACGGTTCGCAGGGCCGTGCCCATGCGCTGAACATGAAGGACAGCGGCGCTCAGAATCTGGTCATCGCGCTCAAGGCCGGTTCGCCGACCATCAAGAAGGCCGAGGCCGACGGCTTCAAGGTCATGACGGTTGCCGAAGCCGCCGGCTGGGCCGACCTGATGATGATGGCAACTCCCGACGAGCTGCAGGCAGACATCTACAAGGCGGAAATCGCGCCGAATATCCGCGATGGCGCTGCCATCGCCTTTGCTCACGGCCTCAATGTGCATTTCGGCCTGATCGAGCCTAAGGGTTCGGTCGACGTCGTCATGATCGCGCCGAAGGGTCCGGGCCATACGGTTCGCGGCGAATACCAGAAGGGCGGCGGCGTTCCCTGCCTCGTTGCCGTTCACCAGAATGCTTCCGGCAATGCGCTTGAACTGGCGCTCTCCTACGCCTGCGGCGTCGGCGGCGGCCGTTCGGGCATCATCGAAACCAACTTCCGCGAAGAGTGCGAAACCGACCTCTTCGGCGAACAGGTCGTTCTCTGCGGCGGTCTCGTCGAGCTCATCCGCGCCGGTTTCGAAACGCTCACCGAAGCCGGCTATGCGCCCGAAATGGCCTATTTCGAGTGCCTGCACGAAGTGAAGCTGATCGTCGACCTGATCTATGAAGGCGGCATCGCCAACATGAACTATTCGATCTCGAACACGGCCGAATGGGGCGAATATGTCTCTGGTCCGCGTATCATCACCGCCGAGACCAAGGCCGAGATGAAGCGCGTGCTGAAGGACATCCAGACCGGCAAGTTCACCTCCGATTGGATGCAGGAATACCGCGCCGGCGGCTCGCGCTTCAAGGGCATCCGCCGCCTGAACGACAGCCACCAGATCGAGGAAGTCGGCGCCAAGCTGCGCGGCATGATGCCCTGGATCGGCAAGAACAAGCTGGTTGACAAGTCGGTCAACTGA
- a CDS encoding AraC family transcriptional regulator: MTLPFSPYQEIVDIAMRFAPGEGEFVTDIGNLHISRRSQPSNPLHSSYRPCFAFVLQGAKSLRLGTEMISYGTGDYLLTSLDLPVAWRVTEASPEVPHLCLALAIDSEKLLELLSRIDVPRPAAHTDGQRGMAVNVAPPELLDAAIRLLRLLDRPGDIPAMAPLIEQEILYRVLTGPDGARLINIATADSHSNRIARAVAWLKENFARQLRIEDLAERVSMSVSSFHHHFKSVTAMTPVQYQKQLRLHEARRLMLVERIDAGTAGHRVGYQSPSQFSREYSRLYGASPARDVDGAREIMAAE, translated from the coding sequence ATGACCTTGCCTTTCAGCCCCTATCAGGAAATCGTCGACATCGCGATGCGCTTCGCACCTGGCGAGGGCGAGTTCGTGACTGATATCGGCAATCTCCACATCAGCCGCCGGTCCCAGCCCAGCAATCCGCTGCACAGCAGCTACCGGCCCTGCTTTGCCTTCGTGCTGCAGGGGGCAAAGAGCCTGCGCCTCGGCACTGAAATGATCAGCTACGGGACCGGGGACTATCTTTTGACCTCGCTCGACCTGCCGGTCGCCTGGCGCGTCACGGAGGCGAGCCCGGAGGTTCCGCATCTCTGCCTGGCGCTGGCAATCGATTCCGAAAAGCTGCTGGAGTTACTCAGCCGCATCGATGTTCCGCGCCCGGCCGCGCATACCGATGGGCAGCGCGGGATGGCGGTGAACGTCGCGCCGCCGGAACTGCTCGACGCCGCCATCCGCCTGCTGCGCTTGCTCGATCGTCCAGGCGATATTCCGGCCATGGCGCCGCTGATCGAGCAGGAAATCCTCTACCGGGTGCTGACCGGGCCTGATGGGGCGCGGCTGATCAACATCGCTACCGCAGACAGCCACAGCAACAGGATCGCGCGCGCCGTCGCGTGGCTGAAGGAAAATTTCGCGCGGCAGCTGCGCATCGAAGACCTTGCCGAGCGCGTCAGCATGAGCGTGTCGTCCTTCCATCACCACTTCAAGTCGGTGACGGCGATGACGCCGGTGCAGTATCAGAAGCAGCTTCGCCTGCATGAGGCCCGCCGCCTGATGCTCGTCGAGCGGATTGACGCCGGCACGGCCGGCCACCGCGTCGGTTATCAGAGCCCGTCGCAATTCAGCCGCGAATACAGCCGTCTCTACGGCGCATCACCCGCCCGCGACGTCGATGGCGCGCGCGAAATCATGGCGGCGGAATAG
- a CDS encoding PLP-dependent aminotransferase family protein codes for MLNWDTMFASRSSRMRASEIRELLKLLDRPDIISFAGGIPDPALFPDREFKQAYADIFDGAAVNSALQYSVSEGYKPLREWLVRQMADLGIPCELDNVFIVSGSQQGLDYLGKLFLSPNDTALVTWPTYLGALQAFNAYEPAYDQLTPNGNRTPESYRAAAAAAGGKVKFAYLSADFSNPTGETVDLEGRRKVLALAEELDIAIIEDAAYQSLRYDGEPIPPILALEIAEKGHINDTRTIYCGSFSKTLAPGLRVGYIVANAPVIRKLVLMKQAADLHSSTINQMAISDVAERGFDGQVAKIKAAYVKRRDCMLAALEKYMPEGTSWTKPEGGMFIWITLPEGMDGAKLLAKSLETAKVAFVPGKAFFADGSGANTFRVSFSCANEQMIEDGIGWLGKLISDEIGG; via the coding sequence ATGCTGAACTGGGACACCATGTTTGCGTCGCGCTCGTCGCGCATGCGCGCATCCGAGATCCGCGAGCTCCTGAAGCTTCTCGACCGCCCCGACATCATTTCCTTTGCCGGCGGCATTCCTGATCCGGCGCTGTTTCCCGATCGGGAGTTCAAGCAGGCCTATGCCGATATCTTCGATGGCGCTGCCGTCAATTCGGCGCTGCAATATTCGGTCAGCGAAGGCTACAAGCCGCTGCGCGAATGGCTGGTCCGGCAGATGGCCGATCTCGGCATCCCCTGCGAACTCGACAATGTTTTCATCGTCTCCGGCTCACAGCAGGGTCTCGATTATCTCGGCAAGCTGTTCCTGTCGCCGAATGATACCGCGCTGGTGACATGGCCGACCTATCTCGGCGCGCTGCAGGCCTTCAACGCCTACGAACCGGCCTACGATCAACTGACGCCGAACGGCAACCGGACGCCGGAGTCTTACCGTGCGGCCGCAGCGGCAGCCGGCGGCAAAGTGAAATTCGCCTATCTCTCCGCCGACTTCTCCAATCCGACCGGCGAAACGGTCGATCTTGAGGGCCGCCGGAAGGTTTTGGCACTGGCCGAAGAGCTCGACATCGCCATCATCGAAGATGCGGCCTATCAGTCGCTGCGTTACGACGGCGAGCCGATCCCGCCGATCCTGGCGCTGGAGATCGCCGAAAAGGGCCATATCAACGATACGCGCACGATCTATTGCGGCAGCTTCTCGAAGACGCTGGCGCCCGGCCTTCGTGTCGGCTACATCGTCGCCAATGCCCCCGTCATCCGCAAGCTGGTGCTGATGAAGCAGGCCGCCGACCTGCATTCCTCGACGATCAACCAGATGGCGATATCAGATGTCGCCGAGCGGGGCTTCGACGGGCAAGTCGCCAAGATCAAGGCCGCTTACGTCAAGCGCCGCGACTGCATGCTGGCAGCGCTCGAGAAATACATGCCCGAAGGCACGAGCTGGACGAAGCCGGAAGGCGGCATGTTCATCTGGATCACGCTGCCGGAGGGCATGGACGGCGCCAAGCTTCTGGCGAAATCGCTGGAAACCGCCAAGGTCGCCTTCGTCCCCGGCAAGGCCTTCTTCGCCGACGGTTCCGGCGCCAACACCTTCCGCGTCAGCTTCTCCTGCGCCAACGAGCAGATGATCGAGGACGGCATTGGTTGGTTGGGTAAGCTGATTTCGGATGAGATTGGCGGGTGA
- a CDS encoding DUF4087 domain-containing protein produces the protein MKYRIAAAVMTVALVVATNTRAAETRCGWIENPTPANWWLEDAENTWTIMTQGDENGEPEGMELIPDISEHDYVRSNGNYGYACACMSVETDGKERITKILSFRQLALAKCRADKALKFPG, from the coding sequence ATGAAATACCGGATAGCCGCCGCGGTGATGACCGTAGCTCTTGTGGTCGCAACCAATACTCGGGCCGCCGAGACCCGTTGCGGTTGGATCGAGAACCCGACCCCCGCCAACTGGTGGCTCGAGGATGCCGAGAACACCTGGACGATCATGACCCAGGGTGACGAGAACGGCGAACCCGAAGGCATGGAGCTGATCCCCGATATCTCCGAGCATGATTATGTGAGGAGTAACGGCAATTACGGCTATGCCTGCGCCTGCATGAGCGTCGAGACGGATGGCAAGGAACGCATCACGAAAATCCTTTCGTTCCGCCAGCTTGCGCTCGCCAAATGCCGTGCCGACAAGGCGCTGAAATTTCCCGGCTGA
- a CDS encoding aldo/keto reductase, with amino-acid sequence MEYRSLGRSGLKISTLTMGTMTFGGVGWAKTVGDLGVTEARRMIDICIDAGINLIDTANAYSNGECENIIGDVLSGKRPQGVLLATKARFGMGDGPNDQGLSRYHLIRECEASLKRLKTDVIDLYQVHEWDGQTPLEETMEALDTLIRQGKVRYVGCSNYSGWHIMKALGIANEYRYQRFVSQQIHYTLEARDAEYELLPISIDQGLGVLVWSPLAGGLLSGKHRRNQAAPEGTRQFAGWTEPPIRDENRLWNIVETLVAIGEERGVSAAQVALAWLIGRKAVTSVIIGGRTEAQFRDNIAAAELALTDEERKRLDAVSLPPVIYPYWHQLNTVSDRLGEADLELFGPHLQR; translated from the coding sequence ATGGAATATCGTTCGCTCGGCCGTTCCGGCCTGAAGATCTCCACATTGACCATGGGCACGATGACCTTCGGCGGCGTCGGATGGGCAAAGACCGTAGGCGACCTCGGCGTCACCGAGGCGCGCAGGATGATCGATATATGCATCGATGCCGGCATCAACCTCATCGACACCGCCAACGCCTATTCCAACGGCGAATGCGAAAACATCATCGGCGATGTGCTCTCCGGCAAGCGGCCGCAAGGCGTGCTGCTCGCCACCAAGGCCCGTTTCGGCATGGGTGACGGCCCGAACGACCAGGGCCTGTCGCGCTATCATCTGATCCGGGAATGCGAAGCGAGCCTCAAACGCCTGAAGACCGATGTCATCGACCTATACCAGGTGCATGAATGGGACGGTCAGACGCCGCTCGAAGAGACGATGGAAGCCCTCGACACGCTGATCAGGCAGGGCAAGGTGCGTTACGTCGGCTGCTCGAATTATTCCGGCTGGCACATTATGAAGGCGCTTGGCATCGCCAACGAGTACAGATACCAGCGCTTCGTCAGCCAGCAGATCCATTATACGCTGGAAGCCCGCGACGCCGAATACGAGCTGCTGCCGATTTCGATCGACCAGGGTCTCGGCGTGCTGGTCTGGAGCCCGCTTGCCGGCGGCCTGCTCTCCGGCAAACATCGCCGCAACCAGGCCGCTCCCGAAGGCACGCGCCAGTTCGCCGGCTGGACCGAACCGCCGATCCGCGACGAAAACCGCCTCTGGAACATCGTCGAGACGCTCGTCGCGATCGGCGAAGAACGCGGCGTTTCGGCCGCCCAGGTGGCGCTCGCCTGGCTGATCGGCCGCAAGGCGGTAACCTCGGTCATCATCGGCGGCCGCACCGAAGCCCAGTTCCGCGATAACATCGCCGCCGCCGAGCTGGCGCTCACCGACGAGGAGCGCAAACGCCTCGACGCCGTCAGCCTGCCGCCGGTGATCTATCCCTATTGGCACCAGCTGAACACGGTCAGCGACAGGCTCGGTGAAGCCGATCTCGAGCTTTTCGGCCCGCATCTCCAGCGATAG
- a CDS encoding glycosyltransferase family 2 protein → MTQTPFLSIVAPCHNEEEGLREFCRRAVAAACSVAGDAFELILVDDGSSDRTWEIISDLAAKMPQVLGVRLLRNHGHQLAATAGLSASRGERVLLIDADLQDPPEFLLMMMPIMERGADVVYGQRTRREGETWFKLASASLFYRALSRLASVTIPQDTGDFRLMRRRVVDILLAMPERDRFIRGMVSWIGGRQVALPYERDARFAGTTKYPLRKMINFALDAITSFSTTPLRIPTWLGMISAGVAMALLVYTFVRWLEGETVTGWSSIMAAVSAFSAIQLICIGIIGEYLGRLVQESKKRPMFMIETILRGAEPAELPTTFSEMNAGDKRAALDAALASGEPRSQKNSRIG, encoded by the coding sequence ATGACGCAAACACCATTTCTTTCCATCGTCGCGCCTTGTCATAACGAGGAAGAGGGCCTGCGCGAGTTCTGCCGTCGCGCCGTCGCCGCTGCTTGCAGCGTTGCCGGCGATGCCTTCGAGCTCATTCTCGTCGATGACGGCTCGTCCGACCGCACCTGGGAGATCATTTCGGATCTGGCGGCAAAAATGCCGCAGGTGCTCGGCGTTCGTCTGCTGCGCAATCACGGCCATCAGCTGGCGGCGACGGCAGGGCTTTCGGCGTCACGGGGCGAGCGCGTGCTGCTGATCGATGCCGATCTTCAGGACCCGCCCGAGTTCCTCTTGATGATGATGCCGATCATGGAGCGCGGCGCCGACGTCGTCTACGGTCAGCGCACGCGACGCGAGGGCGAAACCTGGTTCAAACTCGCGTCCGCTTCGCTTTTCTATCGCGCCCTCTCCAGGCTCGCTTCCGTGACCATCCCGCAAGATACCGGCGACTTTCGGCTGATGCGTCGGCGCGTCGTCGATATCTTGCTGGCGATGCCGGAGCGCGATCGCTTTATCCGCGGAATGGTCAGCTGGATCGGCGGCAGGCAGGTGGCTCTCCCCTACGAGAGGGATGCTCGTTTTGCCGGCACGACGAAATATCCGCTGCGTAAGATGATCAATTTTGCGCTCGATGCGATTACCAGCTTTTCAACGACGCCGCTGCGAATACCCACATGGCTCGGCATGATCAGTGCCGGCGTCGCGATGGCGCTGCTGGTCTACACCTTCGTTCGCTGGCTGGAAGGCGAGACGGTCACCGGCTGGTCGTCGATCATGGCTGCGGTCAGCGCCTTCAGCGCCATCCAGCTGATCTGTATCGGCATCATTGGCGAGTATCTCGGGCGTCTCGTACAGGAGAGCAAGAAGCGGCCTATGTTCATGATCGAGACAATCCTGCGCGGCGCCGAACCGGCCGAACTGCCCACGACTTTTTCGGAGATGAACGCCGGCGACAAGCGCGCCGCGCTGGATGCAGCTCTTGCATCCGGTGAGCCGCGGTCACAGAAGAACAGTCGGATCGGTTGA
- a CDS encoding TetR/AcrR family transcriptional regulator, giving the protein MGAMTVSVDTAEPSEFSPRQNAVLEQALRLLVDGGEKALTTSGVARAANCSKESLYKWFGDRDGLLSAMIAYQASKVRTFERNGERNGERLTAASLHDHVVIFARDLLEVLAGDVSLALNRLAIGQSNRDGSKLGKLLLERGRRQIDRRAMALIDAGKRAGLLRFSDADEAYHTLYGLVVSDLHVRMLLGEPGLKDTARQAERAVTAFLRLYGTDKVLAEMPVLG; this is encoded by the coding sequence ATGGGAGCCATGACTGTGTCCGTCGATACCGCAGAGCCGAGCGAATTTTCGCCGCGCCAGAACGCCGTTCTGGAGCAGGCGCTGCGGTTGCTCGTCGATGGCGGCGAGAAGGCGCTGACGACCTCGGGTGTGGCGCGTGCCGCCAATTGCTCGAAGGAAAGCCTCTACAAGTGGTTCGGCGATCGCGACGGGCTGCTGTCGGCGATGATTGCCTATCAGGCGAGCAAGGTGCGCACCTTCGAGCGCAATGGCGAGCGCAATGGCGAGCGGCTGACGGCGGCAAGCCTGCACGACCATGTCGTCATTTTCGCGCGCGACCTGCTGGAGGTGCTGGCCGGCGACGTCTCGCTGGCGCTGAACCGGCTGGCGATCGGCCAATCGAACCGCGACGGCTCGAAGCTCGGCAAGCTGCTACTCGAGCGTGGCCGCCGGCAGATCGACCGCCGCGCCATGGCGCTGATCGATGCCGGAAAGAGGGCAGGGCTTCTGCGGTTTTCCGATGCCGATGAGGCTTATCACACGCTTTATGGCCTTGTCGTTTCCGACCTGCATGTGCGCATGCTGCTCGGTGAACCCGGCCTCAAGGATACCGCACGCCAGGCGGAGAGGGCGGTCACCGCCTTCCTCCGGCTCTACGGCACGGACAAGGTTCTGGCGGAGATGCCGGTTCTCGGCTGA